Genomic DNA from Sporomusaceae bacterium FL31:
TCGGGTCACTGGTATTACCGTTTTTCAATTTACCTGAAGGACTTAAGCTGCCGATTGCTATTGCAACTGTAATATTTATGGCCGGACTTAATTGCCTTGGGGCTAAATATGGCGGTTTTATTCAAACTGCCGCCACAATCGGGAAACTTATTCCCATTATCATTATTGCTGTGTTTGGCTTATGGAAAGGCAATGGTCAGATATTGGCGATGACAAGTGGGGTCTCTGCATCAGCCGGTATGGGAGCGGCTATTTTAGCGACTTTATGGGCGTATGATGGCTGGGTCGGCGTAAGCTTTGTGGCGGGAGAGATGAAGAACCCGTCAAGGCAGCTGCCGCAGGCTATTGTGATTGGCTTAGGGATTGTTATTCTAGCCTACCTTTCAATTAATTTTGCCCTGCTGCATGTCTTGCCAGCTAGTGAGATTGTTAAACTTGGCAAACTGGCAGCCGGCACTACGGCCAATTTATTGTTTGGAGAAATTGGCGGCAAGTTGATCAATGTAGGAATATTGGTTTCAATTTTTGGAGCTCTTAATGGTTATATTTTAACCAATGCAAGGGTTCCTTACGCAATGGCATTGCGTGGACAATTGCCGGGAGCAAAATTTTTAGCTCAGATACACCCATCTTTTCGTACTCCCGTTCATGCGATGTTTCTGCAGGTGATTCTGGCAATCCTACTTATGATTTGGTGGGATCCTGATAGTTTGACCGATATGGCAATGTTTGTGATTTGGGCATTTTATATAACGGCATTTATCGCTGTTTTTATTCTTCGTCAGCGTTATCCAAACGGCAAGCGGCCGTATCGCGTCCCAGGATATCCAATAATCCCGGCAATTGCAATTATTGGTGCGCTGTATATTATTATTAGCACAATGATTACAAAACCCACGGATAGCCTCTACGCAATTGGTACTACTTTATTAGGTTTGCCGGTCTATTTCATGCTAAGAAGATCGCAAGCTAATCAGCATGAGAATTAAGTTAATAGCTTTAGAATAAGAAAACAGCAGTAGCGAGGCTACTGCTGTTTTTTATTCTAAAATACTGGCATTTATGACACGGTTGCGCCCTTGTTGCTTAGCCTGATATAAGGATTTATCGGCAACTGAAATGATCTTTTCAGTATCAGGTGGACAAAGGGTTAGTGCAGGATCATAGGTCGCGATTCCAAGGCTGGCTGTAATTTTGGCGGTAAATGTTCCGACATTGTCAGGAAAATGGCTTTGTTCAATTGTTAAACGAAGCTTTTCGGCGACTACCGTTGCTTCAGCACTGCTGCATTCTGGCAGGATAATACTAAATTCTTCACCGCCATAACGGGCAGGTAGATCAATGTTGCGAACATTATTATGCAGGATTTGACCAATTTGCGCTAATAGCTTATCACCAACCAAATGACCATAGGTGTCGTTGTAATTTTTAAATTTATCAAGGTCAAGCATGATCAGACTTAAAGGACGCTTCAGTGATGCTGCTCTCCGAAGTTCGGTCTTTAAGAACATATCAAAGTTGCGGCGATTGGCTAACCCTGTCAGCCCATCGGATAAAGCCATTGATTTTACTTGATTATAGAGATGCGCTTTTTCAAGGCCAAGTGCAATCTGCTGCGCCATTATTTTGGCGAAGGATATCCTTTTTAAGCGTTCTGGAGTAATAGAGCGCTGCCAACCGATGAGGATGAAGCCTAGTAAACGCTGATCGACAGCTAAGGGTAAAACCATAAGATGCCGGATATCGATTTTGTCACAAGACTGAGTAATAGGTTTAAATACTTCGGCAGAAGCTGTTACAGGTTTCAAGCCATTCACCAGGACAGCCAGCTGGGGATAATCATTTAAAGCCACATCATCAAGTTTGCAGGCAAAGTTGATGACTGCAGTAATCCGGAAAAAGTCACGGGTATCGCCTGAGAGTAAGCCGATACCGATATCCCCGTTTAACGCCTTTAGTGTATGGGCAGTGGATTGCTCAATAATTGTATCAGTATCGATGGAGGAGACTGCTGCTTGCGCGATCTCCGATAAAAATTTCTCTTCTTCAAGGCGAAGTTTGGTTTCTTCGTATAACATAGCACTGGCAATTGCCGCTCCGGCGTGGTGACCAAGGGCTGTTAAAAACAAGGCATTGTGCTGATCGTAAGCGGCGGTTTCACTGGAGTATACCTCGATAACACCAATGATTTGCCCATCATTAATTAAGGGAGCGGCAATAATGGAACGGATATTAGAGAAAATTAACTGAGGCCGAAAAACATTAGGTTGAGCAGACAAGTCGTTAAGATAGAGGGCTTTGTTTTTTTCAATCACCTGACCGCCCAGGCTTTGCTGTAAAGGCAGCAATGATGGAGGTGTATTAATACCATAAGTTGCAACAACTTGTAATTGAGTTTGATCATTAGTAATTAAAGCAATTACGCTTTGACTTGAATTCATCATGTCAGCAACCATATCGGCAATAGAGCCCAGGGTATCGCGCAAATCCAATTGTGACGAAATAATTGCGCCGATCTTAGCAAGAGCATTTTCAACTAAGTTACGCTGCTTTTCCGATT
This window encodes:
- a CDS encoding diguanylate cyclase, which codes for MLTFHNILDMASIGLGFTIFIIAWFNTTQSNNNKFKVAGVAILFATLLDLIHLMSNTQMLKSDAIFNTFSLFVLARLIWSCALLYAVYLPAKLNGCKNTSLFYTLLIIMGILVINIAFSSDTWPHFLSSGSNNSLITILLTAVVPDIAALYILRRHYANYITANRLQIALLFDILTDVGYSINTMAPFDLEFSIHIFKLLASFYMLQAVFRLVVKYPYEQLVNLKERLEDLVARNALLYKESEKQRNLVENALAKIGAIISSQLDLRDTLGSIADMVADMMNSSQSVIALITNDQTQLQVVATYGINTPPSLLPLQQSLGGQVIEKNKALYLNDLSAQPNVFRPQLIFSNIRSIIAAPLINDGQIIGVIEVYSSETAAYDQHNALFLTALGHHAGAAIASAMLYEETKLRLEEEKFLSEIAQAAVSSIDTDTIIEQSTAHTLKALNGDIGIGLLSGDTRDFFRITAVINFACKLDDVALNDYPQLAVLVNGLKPVTASAEVFKPITQSCDKIDIRHLMVLPLAVDQRLLGFILIGWQRSITPERLKRISFAKIMAQQIALGLEKAHLYNQVKSMALSDGLTGLANRRNFDMFLKTELRRAASLKRPLSLIMLDLDKFKNYNDTYGHLVGDKLLAQIGQILHNNVRNIDLPARYGGEEFSIILPECSSAEATVVAEKLRLTIEQSHFPDNVGTFTAKITASLGIATYDPALTLCPPDTEKIISVADKSLYQAKQQGRNRVINASILE
- the steT gene encoding serine/threonine exchanger SteT; amino-acid sequence: MESKQSNLKQDLGLLAAMALVVGMVIGSGIFMKPGIVLAAAGDSTMGLIAWALGGMIALAAGLTVAELGAQIPKTGGVYVYLTEVYGQLWGYLFGWVQTVIYGPATIGALGLYFGSLVLPFFNLPEGLKLPIAIATVIFMAGLNCLGAKYGGFIQTAATIGKLIPIIIIAVFGLWKGNGQILAMTSGVSASAGMGAAILATLWAYDGWVGVSFVAGEMKNPSRQLPQAIVIGLGIVILAYLSINFALLHVLPASEIVKLGKLAAGTTANLLFGEIGGKLINVGILVSIFGALNGYILTNARVPYAMALRGQLPGAKFLAQIHPSFRTPVHAMFLQVILAILLMIWWDPDSLTDMAMFVIWAFYITAFIAVFILRQRYPNGKRPYRVPGYPIIPAIAIIGALYIIISTMITKPTDSLYAIGTTLLGLPVYFMLRRSQANQHEN